One segment of Thermosulfurimonas sp. F29 DNA contains the following:
- a CDS encoding DUF167 domain-containing protein, with amino-acid sequence MSEVVKEHPRGTILAVHLQPKARKTEIVGVHGGALKIKVAAPPVEGRANRVLLEFLAKRLKIGKKDLTILSGEKARDKRILITGKSPEEVRRALL; translated from the coding sequence GTGTCAGAGGTGGTGAAGGAACATCCCAGGGGAACGATTCTCGCGGTCCATCTTCAACCGAAGGCCAGGAAGACTGAAATCGTCGGAGTACACGGAGGAGCTCTGAAGATAAAGGTGGCCGCTCCTCCGGTGGAAGGTCGGGCCAACCGGGTGCTCCTGGAATTTCTGGCTAAGCGCTTGAAGATCGGTAAAAAAGACCTTACCATCCTTTCCGGGGAAAAGGCCCGGGACAAACGGATACTCATCACGGGAAAGAGTCCGGAGGAGGTGCGGAGGGCCCTTCTATGA
- a CDS encoding DivIVA domain-containing protein yields the protein MKLTPKEVREKSFNVVPIGYSRGAVRAFLEEVADFLKEVIRENHQLKDELSRKDREIEELRKEARAFREALRRLDEFSETVKAQAEAEAKKIVEEAEREARLIEEDIERLWKLREKLRLDLRALLLSYLEHLEESLRVRGGEGTSQGNDSRGPSSTEGQED from the coding sequence ATGAAGCTCACCCCCAAAGAAGTCCGGGAAAAGAGTTTCAATGTGGTACCCATCGGGTACAGCCGGGGAGCGGTGCGGGCCTTTCTGGAGGAGGTGGCGGACTTTCTCAAAGAGGTAATCCGGGAGAATCATCAGTTGAAGGACGAATTGAGCCGCAAGGATCGAGAGATTGAGGAGCTTAGGAAGGAGGCCCGGGCCTTCCGGGAGGCCCTCAGGCGTCTGGACGAATTTTCCGAAACGGTGAAGGCCCAGGCCGAGGCCGAGGCGAAAAAAATAGTGGAGGAGGCGGAAAGGGAGGCCCGCCTCATAGAGGAAGACATTGAGCGCCTCTGGAAACTCCGGGAAAAACTTCGTCTGGATCTGCGGGCGCTTCTCTTATCCTATCTGGAACATCTGGAGGAGAGTCTCCGTGTCAGAGGTGGTGAAGGAACATCCCAGGGGAACGATTCTCGCGGTCCATCTTCAACCGAAGGCCAGGAAGACTGA
- a CDS encoding YggT family protein — MFVLSYFLAALAKVIDLVLNLYLWIIIIRALISWVNPDPFNPIVRFLYQITEPVLWRVRRFLPPLGGLDLSPLIVILAIVFLQQFLVPTLYELSMRLR, encoded by the coding sequence ATGTTTGTGCTTTCCTATTTTCTGGCCGCGCTGGCCAAGGTGATCGATCTGGTATTAAACCTCTACCTCTGGATAATCATTATCCGGGCGCTCATCTCCTGGGTGAATCCGGATCCCTTCAATCCCATCGTGCGTTTCCTGTATCAGATAACCGAACCGGTGCTCTGGCGGGTAAGACGGTTTCTTCCTCCCCTGGGGGGGCTCGATCTTTCCCCCCTGATAGTGATCCTGGCCATCGTCTTCCTCCAGCAATTTCTGGTACCCACCCTCTATGAGCTTTCCATGAGGTTGAGATGA
- a CDS encoding molybdopterin-binding protein produces the protein MRARTIPVEEAVGMVLPHDVTEIRPGEFKGPAFRKGHVIRPEDIPHLKRLGKEHIYVLEMEPGELHEDEAALRLARAVAGEGVGFTEEVREGKVTFFAEREGLFKVDVEALYRINLLGEIALTTRHGNFWVKKGEKLAGGRAIPLVVREELLARVEEVAEASPGVLRVLPRAMSRAGLVITGNEVYYGRIRDAFAPVMVPKLEGYGLEVLGPVFVPDDRTRIREAITGMLEDGAEVVLVTGGMSVDPDDVTRAAIADLGPDPLTYGAPVLPGNMFLVAYLGRKAVLGVPACGMYHGVTVLDLVLPRVLAGEVLTRRELAALGHGGYCLHCKECRFPICPFGRG, from the coding sequence ATGAGGGCTAGGACCATCCCGGTGGAGGAGGCGGTGGGGATGGTCCTGCCCCACGATGTCACCGAAATCCGTCCGGGGGAGTTCAAGGGGCCGGCCTTCCGGAAGGGCCATGTGATCCGGCCGGAGGATATTCCGCACCTCAAGCGGCTGGGCAAGGAACACATCTATGTGCTGGAAATGGAGCCCGGTGAGCTTCACGAGGACGAGGCGGCCCTGCGGCTGGCCCGGGCCGTGGCCGGAGAGGGAGTGGGTTTTACGGAGGAGGTTCGGGAGGGAAAGGTGACCTTCTTCGCCGAAAGAGAGGGACTTTTCAAGGTGGATGTGGAGGCCCTCTACCGCATCAACCTCCTGGGAGAAATAGCCCTCACCACCCGACACGGGAACTTCTGGGTCAAAAAGGGGGAAAAGCTTGCCGGGGGCCGGGCCATTCCCCTGGTGGTGAGGGAGGAATTGCTCGCCCGGGTGGAGGAGGTGGCGGAAGCGAGTCCCGGCGTGCTGCGGGTTCTCCCCAGAGCAATGTCCCGGGCCGGGCTGGTCATCACCGGAAACGAGGTCTATTACGGCCGCATCCGGGACGCCTTCGCCCCGGTGATGGTTCCCAAACTGGAGGGTTACGGGCTGGAGGTGCTGGGTCCGGTGTTCGTGCCCGACGACCGTACCCGCATCCGGGAGGCCATAACGGGAATGCTCGAGGACGGGGCGGAGGTGGTGCTGGTGACCGGGGGTATGTCCGTGGACCCGGACGATGTGACCCGGGCCGCCATAGCGGATCTCGGCCCCGATCCCCTCACTTACGGAGCCCCGGTGCTTCCGGGAAACATGTTCCTGGTGGCCTATCTGGGAAGGAAAGCCGTACTGGGAGTTCCGGCCTGCGGGATGTATCACGGGGTTACCGTTCTGGATCTGGTGCTCCCCCGGGTGCTCGCCGGGGAGGTGCTCACCCGGAGGGAACTTGCCGCCCTGGGCCACGGCGGTTATTGTCTCCACTGTAAGGAGTGCCGGTTCCCCATCTGTCCTTTCGGGAGGGGTTAA
- a CDS encoding PhoH family protein: MHKTLTTTLERTFEDYKLARSLFGERGAHLKALEKAFRVQITARGNQVMITGDPLDAELADRVFEELYGLLKAGYTLYPSDVEYAARILAENPRANLKEIFLDTVFVTSGRKVITPKGITQKRYIEAIRTHDIVFGVGPAGTGKTYLAMAMAISFLMKGEVSRIVLVRPAVEAGEKLGYLPGDLVEKVNPYLRPLYDALYDMLPFDKASRLLQKGVIEVAPLAFMRGRTLNEAFIILDEAQNTTSDQMKMFLTRLGFNSRAVITGDITQIDLPDPKRSGLVEAVEILRGVEGIAFVFFSKKDVVRHPLVQRIIEAYEKKEERAHEG, from the coding sequence GTGCATAAGACTTTGACCACCACTCTGGAGCGCACCTTTGAGGATTACAAGCTGGCCCGCAGCCTTTTCGGGGAAAGAGGGGCCCATCTAAAGGCCCTGGAGAAGGCCTTCCGCGTCCAGATCACCGCCCGGGGCAACCAGGTCATGATTACCGGGGATCCCCTGGACGCGGAACTGGCCGACCGGGTCTTCGAGGAACTCTACGGTTTGCTCAAGGCCGGCTACACCCTCTATCCCAGTGATGTGGAGTACGCGGCCCGAATACTTGCGGAGAATCCCCGGGCCAACCTGAAGGAAATTTTTCTGGATACCGTTTTCGTGACCTCCGGGCGCAAGGTCATCACCCCCAAGGGGATCACCCAGAAGCGCTACATCGAGGCCATAAGGACTCACGACATCGTCTTCGGGGTGGGGCCGGCCGGAACCGGGAAGACCTATCTGGCCATGGCCATGGCTATCTCCTTTCTCATGAAGGGTGAGGTTTCCCGGATCGTGCTGGTGCGTCCGGCGGTGGAGGCGGGGGAAAAACTGGGATACCTCCCGGGCGACCTGGTGGAAAAGGTTAATCCCTACCTGCGGCCTCTTTACGACGCCCTTTACGACATGCTTCCCTTCGACAAGGCTTCCCGCCTTCTCCAGAAAGGGGTCATCGAGGTGGCCCCGCTGGCCTTCATGCGGGGAAGGACCCTTAACGAGGCCTTCATCATCCTGGACGAGGCCCAGAACACCACCTCCGATCAGATGAAGATGTTCCTCACCCGGCTGGGGTTCAACTCCCGGGCGGTGATCACGGGAGACATCACCCAGATCGACCTGCCGGATCCGAAGCGTTCCGGTCTGGTGGAGGCGGTGGAGATTCTGCGGGGCGTGGAGGGGATAGCCTTCGTGTTCTTCAGCAAAAAGGATGTGGTACGGCATCCCCTGGTGCAGCGCATCATCGAGGCTTACGAAAAGAAGGAGGAGCGCGCGCATGAGGGCTAG
- a CDS encoding chloride channel protein, whose amino-acid sequence MKRKQVRLLIDAILLGVVGAVVARFFSLMVDFSQELFLGKIALYHPPGLPNEGGIPREIIGPYGRTLVPLVTTLGGFFSGLVVYLLAPEARGHGTEAAIKAFHFLEGHIRARVPWIKMVASAITLGSGGSAGREGPASQIGAGVGSFYGRLTRRPPHERRLLLLMGMSAALSAIFRSPMGTAFFAVEVLYSQIEFETQALIYCIFSAGVAYLLTGFMVGWEPLFRLPGDISVTSLDQYLSFLVLGLMAGIIGTLTPVVFHYTTEAFDRLPFPLYLRAALGGLLVGVMGLALPQVLGIGYGWLQKAIDGELPGNLMLIICLAKILAFSITIGSGGSGGDFAPTLVVGGMLGGFVAHLFHQSPAPYVVIGMASVFGAAARAPMANIFIVLEITGAFGLMPAAALSVMLAYIVQITLSSPLRVKSLYHSQVPSRVHSPAHRGEFFTDILADIKVKDIFRPEKVYAVVPEDMTLRQFVTLFGRTEQQYFPVVDSEGFLSGIFSINDVRPYLLNEHLWDIVIIRDIARRDVITTHPEEDINTVLRKFTVRNIDQLPVVKTDDPRIFLGMISRREVINFYNRQLERMRRAESLPYVV is encoded by the coding sequence GAGAAAACAGGTTCGGCTCCTTATCGATGCAATTCTTCTCGGAGTGGTAGGGGCCGTGGTGGCCCGTTTCTTTAGTCTCATGGTGGATTTCTCGCAGGAGTTGTTCCTGGGAAAAATCGCCCTCTATCACCCTCCGGGACTCCCCAATGAAGGTGGTATCCCTCGGGAAATAATCGGTCCCTACGGAAGGACCCTCGTTCCCCTGGTCACCACCTTGGGAGGCTTTTTTTCGGGACTGGTGGTCTATCTCCTGGCCCCGGAAGCCCGGGGGCACGGAACCGAGGCTGCCATTAAGGCCTTTCACTTTCTCGAGGGACACATTCGGGCCAGGGTCCCCTGGATCAAAATGGTGGCCTCGGCCATTACCCTGGGATCCGGGGGTTCTGCCGGAAGGGAAGGGCCGGCCTCACAGATCGGAGCCGGAGTGGGCTCCTTTTACGGGCGTCTGACCCGTCGCCCCCCCCACGAAAGGCGTCTCCTTCTCCTTATGGGGATGAGCGCGGCTCTTTCGGCCATCTTCCGCTCCCCCATGGGCACGGCCTTCTTCGCCGTGGAGGTCCTTTACAGTCAAATAGAATTCGAAACCCAGGCCCTCATCTACTGTATCTTTTCAGCGGGGGTGGCCTACCTCCTGACCGGATTCATGGTGGGATGGGAACCTCTGTTTCGCCTGCCCGGAGATATCTCGGTTACCTCTCTGGATCAATATTTGAGTTTCCTGGTTCTGGGACTAATGGCCGGAATCATAGGAACCCTTACCCCGGTCGTCTTTCATTACACCACCGAGGCCTTTGATCGCCTTCCCTTTCCCCTTTATTTGCGTGCCGCTCTTGGGGGGCTCCTGGTGGGAGTTATGGGGCTGGCCCTGCCCCAGGTTCTGGGTATCGGATACGGCTGGTTACAGAAAGCCATTGATGGTGAACTCCCCGGGAACCTGATGCTCATCATCTGTTTGGCCAAAATACTGGCTTTTTCCATCACCATCGGCTCGGGAGGCTCCGGAGGAGACTTCGCTCCCACCCTGGTGGTGGGGGGGATGCTGGGAGGATTTGTGGCTCACCTTTTCCATCAATCCCCGGCTCCCTATGTGGTTATAGGAATGGCCTCGGTCTTCGGAGCCGCGGCCCGGGCCCCCATGGCCAACATCTTCATCGTCCTGGAGATCACGGGGGCCTTCGGACTCATGCCCGCCGCTGCCCTCTCGGTAATGCTGGCCTATATAGTTCAGATCACCCTATCGTCCCCTCTCCGGGTGAAAAGTCTCTATCACTCTCAGGTACCGAGTCGAGTCCACTCCCCGGCCCATCGGGGAGAATTTTTCACCGACATCCTGGCCGACATCAAAGTGAAGGACATCTTCCGACCGGAAAAGGTCTATGCCGTGGTGCCCGAGGACATGACCCTCCGCCAGTTCGTTACCCTCTTCGGACGCACCGAACAGCAATACTTTCCGGTGGTGGACTCCGAGGGATTCCTTTCCGGGATCTTCTCCATAAACGATGTGCGTCCCTATCTTCTCAACGAGCACCTCTGGGACATCGTCATCATCAGAGACATAGCCCGAAGAGATGTCATCACCACTCACCCGGAAGAGGACATCAACACCGTGCTCCGCAAGTTCACCGTACGGAACATTGACCAGCTTCCGGTGGTGAAAACCGACGATCCGCGCATCTTTCTGGGGATGATCAGTCGCCGCGAGGTCATAAACTTTTACAACCGACAGCTGGAAAGGATGCGCCGGGCTGAAAGTTTGCCCTATGTGGTGTAA